One segment of Setaria viridis chromosome 4, Setaria_viridis_v4.0, whole genome shotgun sequence DNA contains the following:
- the LOC117853164 gene encoding uncharacterized protein: MEGDLGWFCGSGSNNWDLHAVVRFACSGSGRVTPPSASNDTFSWLNTPSASEESSSGLPPLQPQTDQIMDAAASQPLLADLAVDDLCLQAFFASPKPETPQPSSPTNEAPPAQRSPADGPPGKPRASGRAGGGGPTRSKRKSKKSQVSKEVTRIPVGGPPADLWAWRKYGQKPIKGSPYPRGYYRCSTDKDCKARKQVERCRADPGTLIVTYTGDHSHPVPLHRNSLAGTTRNKAQPPPSSPSPAEEAPKPEAALSTASAATDTTKSQGSPCASTGLSPSTPLCSPSLGVEYKDDEDDDAIPVGMLLEGADMERDDDVLLYLMPEETAPGPGNGSGCETSCYS, encoded by the exons ATGGAGGGCGATCTGGGGTGGTTCTGCGGCAGCGGAAGCAACAACTGGGACCTTCACGCCGTCGTGCGCTTCgcctgcagcggcagcggccgcgTCACCCCGCCGTCGGCCTCAAACGACACCTTCTCCTGGCTCAACACGCcgtcggcgtcggaggagtCCTCCTCTGGGCTGCCCCCGCTGCAGCCGCAGACGGACCAGATCATGGACGCCGCCGCGTCGCAACCTCTCCTGGCCGACCTGGCCGTCGACGACCTCTGCCTGCAGGCTTTCTTCGCCTCGCCGAAGCCTGAGACGCCGCAGCCATCGTCACCAACAAACGAAGCGCCGCCGGCTCAGCGGTCTCCTGCCGACGGGCCGCCCGGCAAGCCGCGAGCatccggccgcgccggcggaggagggccCACTCGGTCCAAGAGAaa GAGCAAGAAGAGCCAGGTGAGCAAGGAGGTGACGCGGATTCCGGTGGGCGGGCCGCCGGCGGACCTGTGGGCGTGGCGCAAATACGGGCAGAAGCCGATCAAGGGGTCGCCGTACCCGCGCGGCTACTACCGGTGCAGCACCGATAAGGACTGCAAGGCGCGGAAGCAGGTGGAGCGCTGCCGCGCCGACCCGGGCACCTTGATCGTCACCTACACCGGCGACCACAGCCACCCCGTCCCGCTCCACCGCAACTCCCTCGCCGGCACCACGCGCAACAaggcgcagccgccgccgtcgtccccgtcCCCGGCAGAGGAGGCTCCGAAGCCGGAGGCCGCACTGTCCACCGCGTCGGCAGCCACCGACACCACCAAGTCGCAGGGCTCGCCGTGTGCGTCCACCGGGCTGTCGCCCAGCACGCCGCTGTGCTCGCCGTCGCTGGGAGTAGAGTACAaggacgacgaagacgacgacgccaTCCCCGTCGGGATGCTGCTTGAGGGTGCGGATATGGAGCGCGATGACGACGTGCTGCTGTACCTCATGCCTGAGGAGACCGCTCCGGGTCCGGGCAACGGCAGCGGTTGCGAGACGTCATGCTATTCCTGA